One Anthonomus grandis grandis chromosome 15, icAntGran1.3, whole genome shotgun sequence DNA segment encodes these proteins:
- the LOC126745373 gene encoding transmembrane protein 272-like, with product MADNAKEAENSETDIEKAKNENNNHFSDEKTKERAPPGINGSLVFLYALFFSVFTVGVINVNRCPLNRLIPIYLILAGILGALAKFLSKFDNKYCFWITVILVLVNLFWHGLGSFVVYKEYQPSYESTDELYCNRTTYLVAFWTLTIEYTLLVFFILLSGCYVLMRKDFFPEKLNK from the exons ATGGCCGATAACGCAAAAGAAGCAGAAAATTCGGAAACGGACATCGAGAAGGCAAAAAACGAAAACAACAACCACTTTTCCGACGAGAAAACTAAAGAGAGGGCGCCAC CTGGAATAAATGGATCGTTAGTGTTCCTTTATGCCCTGTTTTTCTCAGTGTTTACAGTTGGAGTGATAAATGTAAATAGGTGCCCGCTGAATAGACTTattcctatttatttaattctggCAG GTATCTTAGGAGCACTAGccaaatttttaagtaaattcgataataaatattgtttttggaTTACTGTTATTTTGGtccttgttaatttgttttggcACGGATTAG GTAGTTTCGTCGTATACAAAGAATACCAACCCAGCTACGAATCAACTGATGAACTTTACTGCAACAGGACAACCTATCTGGTGGCCTTTTGGACTTTAACAATAGAATACACCTTattagtgttttttattttattgtcagGTTGTTACGTACTAATGCGAAAAGACTTTTTTccggaaaaattaaataaataa